One uncultured Caproiciproducens sp. DNA segment encodes these proteins:
- a CDS encoding TRAP transporter large permease: MAMIFLLVALIVFCIIGVPLAFAIGGSSISYLLTNAPQFLPMIPQRVWNGTFSDLMIAMPLFIMAGELMNTGGITQRIINFCLYLVRPVRGGLGEVTVVASMIFGGISGSSVADTSALGSILIPAMEDKGFPPKVAAGITVAASTMGMIIPPSVPMIVFGMVSGASIGALFMAAAIPGILIGVTQLILVYAISYKKGYHPARTAFDKKDFIHTMVTGLPAILMPVLIIVCIAGGVCTASESAGIAVLYAIVLGFLFYKELTWKSVVDTLLKTLISSASIMIIIGFSTIFTWIMTVEKIPQIVAALFTQMNLPMWGTALLFDVIILLAGFFIDVTPAILLLCPILLPIIRVAGISDLQFGAMVIVGLAIGLVTPPVGMCLNACNKINRMPVVEIFKGASPYVVCNIIVLLSISLIPSLTSWLPHALGLVS; the protein is encoded by the coding sequence ATGGCAATGATTTTTTTGCTTGTTGCTCTCATTGTTTTCTGTATAATCGGTGTACCGCTGGCATTTGCCATTGGCGGGTCCAGCATAAGTTATCTGCTCACAAATGCGCCCCAGTTTTTACCCATGATTCCGCAGCGGGTTTGGAACGGGACCTTCAGCGATTTAATGATTGCCATGCCGTTATTTATCATGGCAGGTGAATTAATGAATACAGGAGGCATTACACAACGCATCATAAATTTCTGCCTTTATCTTGTCAGACCTGTTAGAGGTGGATTGGGTGAGGTTACCGTAGTCGCAAGTATGATTTTCGGAGGCATCTCCGGTTCCTCGGTCGCCGATACTTCGGCTCTTGGCTCCATCTTAATTCCGGCAATGGAAGATAAAGGCTTCCCGCCAAAGGTGGCAGCCGGAATCACCGTGGCAGCTTCCACCATGGGAATGATTATTCCCCCCAGTGTGCCAATGATTGTTTTCGGAATGGTTTCCGGTGCTTCCATTGGAGCGCTGTTCATGGCGGCCGCTATCCCCGGCATTTTAATCGGTGTGACTCAGCTAATCCTTGTTTATGCTATTTCGTATAAAAAGGGATATCACCCGGCACGTACTGCCTTTGACAAAAAGGATTTTATCCATACAATGGTTACCGGTCTGCCGGCCATCCTGATGCCTGTGCTGATTATTGTCTGCATCGCAGGCGGTGTTTGTACTGCCAGCGAAAGCGCCGGCATTGCCGTTTTGTATGCCATAGTCCTGGGATTCCTGTTCTACAAAGAACTGACATGGAAATCGGTTGTTGACACATTGCTCAAGACGTTAATTTCTTCCGCTTCCATCATGATCATCATTGGTTTTTCTACCATTTTCACATGGATTATGACAGTTGAAAAGATTCCTCAAATTGTCGCGGCACTTTTCACTCAAATGAATTTGCCCATGTGGGGGACGGCGCTTCTGTTTGACGTAATCATTCTGCTTGCGGGATTTTTCATCGATGTTACGCCTGCCATCCTTCTGCTGTGTCCAATCCTGTTGCCAATTATTCGAGTGGCGGGAATTAGCGATTTGCAGTTCGGTGCCATGGTGATCGTGGGCCTTGCCATTGGTTTGGTTACGCCGCCTGTCGGCATGTGCCTCAACGCCTGCAATAAAATTAACCGTATGCCGGTAGTCGAGATTTTCAAGGGCGCGTCGCCATATGTTGTTTGCAATATCATCGTTCTGTTAAGCATCAGCCTCATTCCTTCTCTTACGTCATGGCTCCCGCATGCACTGGGTCTCGTTTCTTAA
- a CDS encoding TRAP transporter small permease subunit, producing the protein MGLLAVCSIFAVIARYFFSLSWKELAEFTTTLFAFTTFWGMGICVLKNEHIVIDVLYNVIKPAVKRWIAVFDGVIVLAIDLIFFYYSIGYAQLAGSQISLGMGIPMVFMYGIMPVSSLICAVCILIKIIENISAPISFFENKNQEITK; encoded by the coding sequence ATGGGTCTATTGGCCGTGTGTTCAATCTTTGCAGTCATTGCCAGATATTTTTTTTCTCTTTCCTGGAAAGAGCTGGCAGAATTTACAACAACGCTTTTTGCCTTTACTACCTTTTGGGGAATGGGAATCTGCGTGTTGAAAAACGAACATATTGTTATTGATGTTCTTTACAATGTAATCAAACCTGCGGTAAAACGCTGGATTGCTGTTTTTGACGGTGTTATTGTACTGGCTATCGATCTGATCTTTTTCTACTACAGCATTGGCTATGCGCAACTGGCGGGCAGTCAAATATCATTGGGCATGGGAATTCCAATGGTGTTCATGTACGGCATCATGCCGGTCAGCAGTCTGATTTGCGCCGTGTGCATCCTGATTAAAATTATTGAAAACATTTCGGCTCCCATTAGTTTTTTTGAAAACAAAAATCAAGAAATTACAAAATAG
- a CDS encoding TRAP transporter substrate-binding protein, which yields MFSKKSILALLLCGAMTVSMAGCGGAGKTASVADAASTGTAAKAGTPKYIMKIGHSQPEGNPRYTSVEAFKKEVEEKSNGGISVEIYPAGQLGTEKEMLESVKMNTLQGMRGGQFDMLPKLLIFTLPFLCENNKQVDALTSSDFALKVCEGSQKDNILILGLGNAGGFRQFTNNKHAIKSPSDLKGLKIRTPGMDTIDGALKAMGASTVSVPYSDLYMSLKTGVADGQENPLVNVSSLKLFEVQKYITIVNYMFHPDPFYVNMQWFNALPADYQSIIKTATSNMMILNNDSIAKQEAEALKVIEKNADVYTPTAEELQQFKDATKVVYDNYVKEGKITKEELATMQDIVAKAK from the coding sequence ATGTTTAGTAAAAAATCGATTCTTGCACTGTTGCTCTGCGGCGCGATGACTGTCTCTATGGCAGGCTGCGGCGGGGCAGGTAAAACGGCTTCCGTTGCGGATGCCGCTTCCACGGGTACCGCTGCAAAAGCCGGCACACCAAAGTACATCATGAAGATTGGCCATAGCCAGCCGGAAGGGAATCCCCGCTATACTTCCGTCGAAGCCTTTAAAAAAGAGGTTGAAGAAAAAAGTAACGGCGGCATTTCAGTTGAAATCTATCCTGCCGGTCAGCTTGGCACTGAAAAGGAAATGTTGGAATCCGTCAAAATGAATACCTTACAGGGCATGCGCGGCGGCCAGTTTGACATGCTGCCAAAACTATTGATTTTCACACTCCCGTTCCTTTGTGAAAACAATAAACAGGTCGATGCTCTGACCAGTTCCGATTTCGCACTGAAAGTTTGTGAAGGATCACAAAAAGATAATATACTGATTCTTGGCCTTGGAAATGCGGGCGGTTTCCGCCAGTTCACGAACAACAAGCACGCGATTAAATCACCCTCCGACCTGAAAGGGTTGAAAATACGCACTCCAGGTATGGATACAATAGACGGTGCTTTAAAGGCAATGGGCGCATCAACGGTCTCAGTGCCTTATTCCGACCTTTATATGAGCTTGAAGACGGGAGTGGCCGACGGGCAGGAAAATCCTCTGGTTAATGTTTCAAGCCTAAAGCTGTTTGAAGTGCAAAAATACATCACCATCGTAAACTATATGTTCCATCCGGATCCGTTTTATGTAAACATGCAATGGTTTAACGCTCTTCCGGCAGATTATCAGAGTATTATTAAGACGGCTACGTCCAATATGATGATACTCAACAATGATTCTATCGCAAAACAGGAAGCAGAAGCACTTAAGGTAATTGAAAAAAATGCCGATGTCTATACTCCAACGGCAGAGGAGCTTCAGCAGTTCAAAGACGCCACAAAAGTTGTTTATGACAACTATGTTAAGGAAGGCAAGATCACAAAGGAAGAACTTGCCACCATGCAGGATATTGTAGCAAAAGCGAAGTAA
- the kduI gene encoding 5-dehydro-4-deoxy-D-glucuronate isomerase, with translation MDIRYSANQKDFKHYTTEEIRNEFLIEKLFVPDDATAVYSHVDRIVTMGIMPVRETVELDRNIDCWKNFGVNYFLERRELGAINIGGEGIVTADGTQYQVGQMCGLYLSMGTKSVTFRAVDPLNPPKFYICSTPAHRPFPTTLIPFEKAIHRKLGADETSNKRTINQFIHPDVLETCQLSMGCTILEPGSVWNTMPVHTHERRMEVYMYFNIPKDNVVFHLMGEGNETRHVIMHDEQAIINPSWSIHSGCGTSNYTFIWAMAGENRAFDDMDNIPTEELR, from the coding sequence ATGGATATTCGTTATTCCGCAAATCAAAAAGATTTTAAGCATTACACGACTGAAGAAATTAGAAATGAATTTCTAATAGAAAAGTTGTTTGTCCCGGATGATGCGACGGCTGTTTATTCCCATGTAGATCGGATTGTTACGATGGGAATCATGCCGGTTCGGGAAACGGTAGAACTTGATCGGAACATCGACTGCTGGAAAAACTTTGGTGTTAATTATTTTTTGGAGCGCAGAGAACTTGGCGCAATCAATATCGGAGGCGAAGGAATTGTTACGGCCGACGGTACACAGTATCAGGTTGGTCAAATGTGCGGCCTGTATCTTTCGATGGGGACGAAATCAGTAACCTTCCGGGCCGTGGACCCGCTGAATCCTCCAAAATTCTACATATGCTCCACGCCGGCACACCGCCCGTTCCCGACAACGCTTATCCCGTTTGAAAAAGCCATCCACCGCAAGCTAGGCGCGGATGAAACCAGTAATAAACGGACAATCAATCAGTTTATCCACCCGGATGTTCTGGAAACATGCCAGCTGTCAATGGGCTGTACGATTTTGGAACCCGGCAGTGTCTGGAATACCATGCCGGTTCATACACACGAAAGACGCATGGAAGTCTACATGTATTTCAATATCCCGAAGGACAATGTTGTATTTCACTTAATGGGTGAAGGAAATGAAACGCGCCACGTTATTATGCACGACGAACAGGCCATCATTAACCCGAGCTGGTCAATCCACTCCGGCTGCGGAACATCCAACTATACGTTTATCTGGGCTATGGCGGGTGAAAACCGCGCTTTCGACGACATGGACAATATCCCGACCGAAGAACTAAGATAA
- a CDS encoding gluconate 5-dehydrogenase: MGILDQYSLKGKIALVTGASYGIGMAIARAFSQAGATIVFNDINRELVDKGLASYREEGIEAHGYVCDVTNEEQVKNFITEVESKNGIIDILVNNAGIIKRIPMCDMTAAEFRQVIDVDLNGPFIVSKAVIPSMIKNGHGKIINLCSMMSELGRETVSAYAAAKGGLKMLTKNIASEYGQYNIQCNGIGPGYIETPQTAPLRVEGHPFNSFIISKTPAARWGKTDDLMGPAVFLASDASNFVNGHVLYVDGGILAYIGKQP; this comes from the coding sequence ATGGGTATTTTAGATCAATATTCGCTGAAGGGAAAGATTGCACTTGTCACGGGAGCGTCCTATGGAATCGGAATGGCAATTGCAAGAGCGTTTTCACAGGCAGGTGCCACGATCGTTTTTAACGATATCAATCGAGAATTGGTAGATAAGGGCCTCGCTTCTTATAGGGAGGAGGGAATTGAGGCACATGGATATGTTTGTGACGTCACCAACGAGGAGCAGGTAAAGAACTTTATTACCGAGGTGGAATCGAAGAACGGCATCATTGATATTCTGGTCAACAATGCAGGAATCATTAAGCGTATACCGATGTGCGACATGACGGCAGCAGAATTCCGCCAGGTGATTGATGTTGACCTGAACGGTCCGTTCATTGTTTCCAAAGCAGTCATTCCAAGCATGATTAAGAACGGGCACGGAAAAATTATTAATCTCTGCTCAATGATGAGCGAGCTGGGCAGAGAAACTGTAAGCGCCTACGCTGCAGCAAAGGGCGGTCTTAAGATGCTGACCAAGAATATTGCTTCTGAGTACGGCCAGTATAACATTCAGTGCAACGGCATTGGCCCCGGATATATTGAAACGCCGCAGACGGCTCCGCTGCGCGTGGAGGGTCATCCGTTTAATAGCTTTATCATTTCCAAAACACCCGCTGCACGCTGGGGCAAAACCGATGATCTGATGGGACCCGCAGTGTTTCTCGCATCGGACGCGTCCAATTTTGTAAATGGACATGTTCTTTATGTAGACGGAGGGATTCTGGCCTATATCGGCAAACAGCCATGA
- a CDS encoding LacI family DNA-binding transcriptional regulator produces the protein MNKFKKNNVTIAQVAIAADVSRTTVSRYLNGKFDYMSADTRQRIQDIIEQMDYHPSNIARSLKSQKSKSIGCIIADISNPFSSILLKGINDVCNSSGYQVLFSNIDDQPEKELTSIQELLNSQVDGLIVNTTGCNDNYLIELKNKGLPIVLADRCIAPQNMIDTVTTENYHSTYACMRHLFESGFQKIAFFTPGNGKISPRIIRYQAYMDAMKDFYGMDGSQLSYAIGENSAKGCENQLAHFIQNNAGERLAIFCVNGVTLINVLQAMQLVGCSISANLGVCGFDDWDWAPLIPPGITTIAKDSYSIGMEAARILIKRITNERKVKPVFIELESRVCIRGSTNPELAAKFTAWKDYPGLKKR, from the coding sequence ATGAATAAATTCAAGAAAAATAACGTGACGATTGCTCAAGTGGCGATCGCTGCCGATGTGTCGAGAACGACAGTTTCAAGATACCTTAATGGTAAATTTGATTATATGTCTGCCGACACACGACAGCGGATACAGGATATTATTGAGCAAATGGATTACCACCCAAGCAATATTGCGCGCAGTTTAAAATCCCAGAAGAGCAAATCGATTGGGTGTATTATTGCAGATATCAGCAATCCGTTTTCATCGATTTTATTGAAAGGCATCAATGATGTCTGCAATTCAAGCGGATATCAGGTTCTTTTTTCTAACATTGACGATCAGCCGGAGAAAGAATTAACCTCTATTCAGGAATTGCTGAACAGTCAGGTGGATGGACTGATTGTCAACACCACTGGATGCAACGACAACTATTTAATCGAGTTAAAAAATAAAGGACTACCGATTGTTTTGGCAGATCGCTGCATTGCCCCCCAAAATATGATTGATACAGTGACTACCGAGAACTATCATAGCACATATGCGTGCATGCGCCATCTTTTTGAAAGCGGATTTCAAAAAATTGCTTTTTTCACGCCGGGAAACGGTAAAATAAGTCCCCGTATTATAAGATATCAGGCCTATATGGATGCGATGAAGGATTTTTATGGCATGGATGGCAGCCAGCTGTCTTATGCAATCGGTGAGAATTCGGCAAAGGGCTGTGAAAATCAATTAGCACATTTTATACAGAATAATGCAGGGGAGAGGCTGGCAATTTTTTGTGTAAATGGAGTCACCTTGATTAATGTGCTTCAGGCAATGCAGTTGGTCGGCTGTTCCATTTCAGCCAATTTAGGAGTCTGTGGATTTGACGACTGGGACTGGGCTCCTTTAATTCCGCCCGGAATTACAACAATAGCGAAGGATTCTTATTCTATCGGCATGGAGGCGGCAAGAATCCTTATTAAGCGGATTACGAATGAAAGGAAAGTTAAACCGGTTTTTATTGAACTGGAAAGCCGGGTTTGCATCCGCGGTTCAACGAATCCGGAACTTGCTGCAAAATTTACGGCATGGAAAGATTATCCGGGACTGAAAAAACGGTAA
- a CDS encoding helix-turn-helix domain-containing protein, with the protein MLLNEMLEKLSAKLNVKKLVIGYNTQIYELKELVPKSTLEKYKNDVLYFVHDASCLGTVVPQNLVYAGDTFDELRRLFVNSAQIDTFNYETAVSLAGYILNQAYRMQALYSSMLQMIFDGKGISGILSDIADRAASSIVIIDLSGKVLANSTPLRLEDHLWVQCVKQGYCPTEFMEHIRKLRQEKGKQPGSDPYVRFCEEMQLFYLCSKITRDDTLFGYIFMIQPGSEFDADCYETLALVSRTLTETTLKNQDKITLHTHLYGGILNDMLNGISEKQATTRIKVSKLAFPSFMRVLTAKPLYYHGEVSLTTSIQSQLENIFQVEQSIIYQKSVVLIIDVQKSWTIPQQQLEQLKILCEKNYLLAGISNSFSNPAKFLEYYKQAEKAVILSQKMEADGPVHNYMDYAFFDMLDALPEELRLMRFCHPVLPLLRDYDQRKGTKLYETLRTYALTGFNQNRTAELLFLHRNTLNYRRQKIMELSEIDLENPQTKFLLSYSFAIDLFLEKNTLYL; encoded by the coding sequence ATGCTGCTTAACGAAATGCTTGAAAAATTATCTGCAAAATTAAATGTAAAAAAACTTGTTATTGGTTATAACACACAAATTTACGAACTAAAAGAGCTTGTTCCAAAATCCACGCTTGAAAAATACAAAAATGATGTTTTGTATTTTGTGCATGATGCAAGCTGTCTTGGAACTGTTGTTCCGCAAAATCTGGTTTACGCAGGCGATACTTTTGATGAACTTCGCAGGCTGTTTGTCAATTCGGCGCAAATTGATACCTTCAATTATGAGACCGCCGTAAGCCTTGCCGGTTATATTCTAAATCAGGCGTATAGGATGCAGGCTCTTTATTCATCTATGCTGCAAATGATCTTTGACGGTAAGGGCATCTCCGGTATTCTGAGCGATATCGCGGATAGAGCCGCGAGCTCTATTGTTATTATAGACTTGAGCGGAAAAGTTCTGGCCAACTCGACTCCACTGCGACTGGAAGATCATCTTTGGGTACAGTGCGTAAAACAAGGCTACTGTCCGACGGAATTTATGGAACACATCCGAAAACTACGGCAGGAAAAGGGGAAGCAACCGGGTTCAGACCCATACGTCCGCTTCTGCGAAGAAATGCAACTTTTTTATCTATGCAGCAAAATCACACGGGATGACACGCTTTTTGGCTATATCTTTATGATTCAGCCGGGCAGTGAATTTGATGCGGACTGTTATGAAACGCTGGCTCTTGTCAGCCGAACGCTGACAGAAACGACGTTGAAGAATCAGGATAAAATCACCCTGCACACACATCTTTACGGTGGGATACTGAACGACATGTTAAACGGGATTTCGGAAAAACAGGCAACTACCCGCATCAAGGTCAGTAAACTCGCATTTCCTTCGTTCATGCGTGTATTGACGGCTAAACCCCTCTATTACCATGGGGAGGTAAGCCTTACCACTTCCATTCAGTCTCAGCTCGAAAATATCTTTCAGGTTGAGCAGAGTATTATCTACCAAAAATCGGTTGTACTTATAATTGATGTGCAAAAAAGTTGGACAATCCCGCAACAACAACTGGAACAGCTTAAAATACTGTGTGAAAAAAACTATCTGCTGGCCGGTATAAGCAATTCCTTTTCCAATCCTGCAAAATTTCTGGAATATTACAAGCAGGCGGAAAAGGCTGTCATTCTCTCACAGAAGATGGAGGCAGACGGTCCAGTACACAACTATATGGATTACGCGTTCTTTGACATGCTGGATGCCCTTCCTGAAGAGCTGCGGCTTATGCGCTTCTGTCATCCGGTTTTGCCGCTTCTCAGGGACTATGACCAGCGTAAAGGCACAAAACTATATGAAACACTACGCACATATGCACTAACCGGCTTCAATCAGAACAGGACGGCGGAACTTCTCTTCCTGCACCGTAACACACTGAACTACAGGCGGCAGAAAATCATGGAGCTATCCGAAATCGACCTTGAGAACCCGCAAACAAAGTTTCTTTTGAGTTACTCTTTTGCTATTGATCTTTTTCTCGAAAAAAACACGCTTTATTTATAA
- a CDS encoding NAD(P)/FAD-dependent oxidoreductase translates to MKYTKLFEKGKIGKLELKNRIVMPAMGTGFASSTGEASEEIIRYYADRAKGGCGLIITEICRIDEETGIGTSNQLCATDSKHIPSLVRLAEAVHAYDTKIFLQLHHPGNETTSRLLHGKQIVAPSPVMCKVIGEMPRELTTEEVTAMAQKFVKGAFIAKTAGFDGVEVHAAHGYLVNQFLSPHTNKRTDKYGGDFFNRMRFLTEIIIGIRFACGADYPISVRIDGSEFIEDGLDEKECIHIARYIESLGVACLNVSCGTYESGATIIEPSCYAEGWKKHLAKNIKANVKIPVIAVNTIKHPAFAEMLLEEGVSDFVGVARGQLADAEWANKAKRGEDVLIRKCIGCMNCFLVANQGRPIECTVNPILGREHTHGDDKFVRDGSGRTVAVIGGGPAGMQAALVLAKRGFKTVLFEKSNRLGGTVILGSVPPHKELLGELVETQEAELKKLGADIRLNTEGTVEECKKIGACGVFLAVGGNPIVPKIPGAEKAVLAEQILSGEVKLNGKNIAVIGGGVTGLETAEYLSKDNKVTVVEMMNAVGTTLYPSVLHLLMDRLNKNGAEILTGHAIKAVGAGDITLGVAASAVEITRKADIVVFALGVKSNNALLEAMENTFDRVIRIGDTEKPGNIISAMHSANDKAFVF, encoded by the coding sequence ATGAAGTATACGAAGCTTTTTGAAAAAGGAAAAATCGGAAAACTTGAGCTAAAAAATAGAATAGTCATGCCTGCTATGGGAACTGGATTTGCGTCATCCACAGGGGAAGCATCTGAAGAAATCATACGCTATTACGCCGACCGGGCAAAGGGCGGCTGCGGACTGATTATCACAGAGATCTGCCGGATAGATGAAGAGACTGGAATCGGCACGAGTAATCAGCTGTGTGCAACGGACTCAAAGCATATTCCGAGCCTTGTTCGCCTTGCAGAGGCTGTACATGCGTATGACACAAAGATTTTCCTTCAATTGCATCATCCGGGAAATGAGACGACAAGCAGGCTTCTACACGGAAAGCAAATAGTTGCCCCGTCCCCGGTCATGTGCAAAGTAATAGGAGAAATGCCGAGGGAACTCACGACGGAAGAGGTCACGGCAATGGCGCAGAAATTTGTTAAAGGCGCCTTTATTGCCAAAACGGCGGGATTTGACGGAGTTGAAGTCCACGCCGCTCACGGCTATCTAGTGAATCAGTTTTTGAGTCCGCACACTAACAAGCGCACCGACAAATACGGCGGTGATTTCTTCAACCGCATGCGCTTCTTAACTGAGATCATCATCGGGATACGTTTTGCATGCGGCGCCGATTATCCGATTTCGGTACGCATCGACGGCAGCGAATTCATTGAGGACGGCCTTGACGAAAAAGAGTGCATACATATCGCAAGATATATTGAGAGCCTTGGCGTTGCCTGCCTGAACGTGAGCTGCGGCACATATGAGTCCGGAGCGACCATCATTGAGCCGTCCTGTTATGCGGAGGGCTGGAAAAAGCACCTTGCTAAAAACATTAAGGCAAACGTGAAGATACCTGTTATCGCCGTGAACACGATAAAGCATCCAGCTTTCGCCGAGATGCTTCTGGAAGAGGGCGTTTCCGACTTCGTAGGCGTTGCGCGCGGACAGCTCGCCGATGCCGAGTGGGCAAACAAAGCAAAACGCGGCGAGGATGTTCTGATTCGCAAATGTATCGGCTGCATGAACTGTTTTCTCGTAGCAAATCAGGGTAGGCCGATTGAATGCACAGTTAACCCAATCCTCGGGCGCGAGCACACCCACGGCGACGACAAGTTTGTAAGGGACGGCAGCGGACGCACGGTGGCTGTCATCGGCGGAGGACCGGCCGGAATGCAGGCTGCATTAGTGTTGGCCAAGAGGGGCTTTAAAACCGTTCTCTTCGAAAAGAGCAACCGGCTCGGCGGAACTGTTATTCTAGGGTCTGTTCCTCCCCACAAGGAGCTTTTGGGCGAACTCGTCGAAACGCAGGAAGCCGAGCTCAAAAAATTGGGCGCGGATATTCGCCTGAACACAGAGGGTACCGTTGAGGAATGTAAAAAAATAGGCGCATGCGGAGTATTTCTCGCCGTAGGCGGAAATCCTATCGTACCAAAGATTCCAGGTGCGGAAAAGGCTGTCCTAGCGGAACAGATACTGTCGGGAGAGGTCAAGCTCAACGGCAAAAATATAGCCGTCATAGGCGGCGGCGTCACAGGGCTGGAGACAGCCGAATATCTGAGCAAAGATAACAAAGTCACTGTTGTCGAAATGATGAATGCAGTCGGTACTACGCTATACCCCAGCGTGCTGCATCTTCTTATGGATCGACTGAATAAAAACGGAGCCGAAATTTTGACGGGGCATGCCATCAAAGCGGTCGGAGCTGGGGATATTACGCTCGGTGTCGCGGCAAGCGCCGTCGAAATAACCCGTAAAGCTGATATCGTAGTATTCGCGCTTGGTGTAAAATCAAACAACGCTCTGCTGGAAGCGATGGAAAACACTTTCGACAGA